From the Candidatus Stygibacter australis genome, one window contains:
- a CDS encoding DHHA1 domain-containing protein, protein DDLVAKAEEINGIKCVISRIKIKSSKEMRPLGDQMRDKLKNGISVLIADVDNKVSILVIVSASLTSKYQAGKIVNHVAAIVGGKGGGRPDMAQAGGKDIAKIDQALQKAREFIASI, encoded by the coding sequence TGATGACCTGGTGGCAAAAGCAGAAGAAATAAATGGCATTAAATGCGTGATAAGCCGCATCAAAATAAAAAGCAGCAAGGAAATGCGTCCGCTGGGTGATCAGATGCGGGATAAACTTAAAAACGGGATTAGCGTACTTATAGCTGATGTGGATAATAAAGTTTCTATCTTGGTGATAGTATCAGCCAGTCTGACTTCAAAATACCAGGCAGGCAAGATCGTTAACCATGTGGCAGCAATAGTTGGTGGAAAAGGTGGTGGCAGACCAGACATGGCACAAGCCGGCGGAAAAGACATAGCCAAAATAGATCAAGCCCTGCAGAAAGCCAGAGAATTTATAGCATCTATCTAA